In Polypterus senegalus isolate Bchr_013 chromosome 12, ASM1683550v1, whole genome shotgun sequence, the following are encoded in one genomic region:
- the barx1 gene encoding homeobox protein BarH-like 1 yields the protein MQHPLELGAHYFPPDAHPDHRSHRYRSFMIEEILTDHPEHKVTAPTGELLKFGVQALLSARPYHSHLVLKADQNSVFKFPMPPLSCSLGAPLGSSLLSNGSALPAASGTHHVPLDLHLRSKLDPGSDPGSKAKKGRRSRTVFTELQLMGLEKRFEKQKYLSTPDRIDLAESLGLSQLQVKTWYQNRRMKWKKIVLQGGGLESPTKPKGRPKKNSIPSCDQLSEQERSKETERQLEGSSSSHSDVHQEE from the exons ATGCAGCATCCGCTGGAGCTAGGAGCCCACTACTTTCCGCCTGACGCCCATCCTGACCACAGGTCCCATCGCTACCGGAGCTTTATGATTGAAGAAATCTTGACAGATCACCCAGAACACAAAGTCACCGCACCCACTGGAGAACTGCTTAAATTTGGAGTACAAGCCCTCCTGTCGGCGAGACCATACCACAGCCACCTAG TTCTAAAGGCAGACCAGAACAGCGTGTTCAAGTTTCCTATGCCACCACTGTCCTGCTCTCTGGGTGCTCCTCTGGGGTCATCACTTCTGTCTAATGGATCGGCGCTTCCCGCTGCCTCCGGAACCCATCACGTCCCGTTAGATCTACATTTACGAAGCAAGCTTGACCCTGGTTCGGATCCTGGGAGTAAAGCAAAAAAGGGACGAAGGAGTCGGACGGTTTTCACAGAACTGCAGCTAATGGGTCTGGAAAAAAGATTCGAGAAACAGAAATACCTCTCAACACCGGACAG aaTAGACCTAGCAGAATCTTTGGGTCTGAGTCAACTTCAGGTAAAAACGTGGTACCAAAACAGAAGGATGAAATGGAAGAAAATT GTGCTGCAGGGTGGAGGTCTGGAGTCCCCTACGAAGCCAAAAGGTCGCCCAAAGAAGAACTCCATCCCAAGTTGTGACCAGTTGTCGGAACAGGAGAGATCAAAAGAAACTGAAAGACAATTAGAAGGATCATCTTCATCTCATTCCGATGTACATCAAGAAGAATAA